From Toxorhynchites rutilus septentrionalis strain SRP chromosome 2, ASM2978413v1, whole genome shotgun sequence, a single genomic window includes:
- the LOC129771112 gene encoding retinaldehyde-binding protein 1-like isoform X1 — translation MSIIVPGIDKCPSTYARYECKLDSKTLQIAKDELRESEATRDAAMAQLREFIAKHPQIQTCRTDGLFLLRYLRSTKFNVVAACEQLERYLTICETTPRYFKKIDPMEEQLRMVLDSRVLVPLGVDKDNRTVILFRLGELDPHKITTQMQIQAGALAIETLMEDEVFQVAGMVIIIDFQNTTMSHYSAWSMSDLKLIIEVVNDILSHRLKEIHLLQLPRYAAMVVDYCTTALSPSLKERMKFHKSLEEFKDAIDETILPTIYGGKLSLEEANERFLKRTLEERDRILKHTEMFIDLSIPNPNSKNSNAGLHSNLADESVIGSFRKLNVD, via the exons ATGTCGATAATTGTCCCAGGAATTGATAAGTGTCCATCAACGTACGCTCGGTATGAGTGCAAGTTAGACTCAAAAACGCTCCAAATCGCCAAAGATGAACTGCGTGAAAGTGAAGCTACGAGAGATGCCGCCATGGCACAGCTGCGGGAGTTTATTGCGAAGCATCCCCAGATTCAAACCTGCCGCACCGATGGTCTGTTCCTGCTGAGATATCTACGATCGACAAAGTTCAATGTGGTCGCCGCTTGTGAGCAGTTGGAACGCTACCTGACCATCTGCGAGACGACGCCGAGGTATTTCAAAAAGATCGACCCCATGGAGGAGCAGCTGAGGATGGTACTTGACAGTCGAGTGCTGGTGCCGTTGGGAGTTGATAAGGATAACCGGACGGTGATACTGTTTCGCTTGGGGGAACTCGATCCGCATAAGATAACCACCCAAATGCAGATTCAAGCAGGAGCGCTggccatagaaacattaatgGAAGATGAAGTGTTTCAAGTAGCTGGGATGGTGATCATTATAGATTTTCAGAATACGACAATGTCACATTACAGCGCGTGGtctatgagtgatttgaaattGATAATTGAGGTGGTTAACGACATTTTATCGCACAGGCTGAAAGAGATTCACCTGTTGCAATTGCCTCGATATGCGGCAATGGTGGTAGATTATTGCACGACAGCGCTATCACCAagtttgaaagaaagaatgaag TTTCATAAATCGCTGGAGGAGTTCAAGGACGCAATCGACGAGACAATCCTTCCCACCATCTACGGAGGAAAGCTTTCGCTGGAAGAGGCCAATGAACGGTTCCTGAAGCGAACCCTCGAGGAACGCGATCGTATACTGAAGCATACCGAGATGTTCATCGATCTATCGATTCCGAATCCAAACTCAAAGAATAGCAATGCCGGATTGCACAGTAACCTGGCGGATGAATCAGTTATCGGAAGCTTCCGGAAGTTGAATGTAGATTAG